Proteins encoded together in one Festucalex cinctus isolate MCC-2025b chromosome 8, RoL_Fcin_1.0, whole genome shotgun sequence window:
- the rps10 gene encoding small ribosomal subunit protein eS10 isoform X1 — MLMPKKNRIAIYELLFKEGVMVAKKDVHLPKHPELADKNVPNLHVMKAMQSLKSCGYVKEQFAWRHFYWYLTNEGIQYLRDFLHLPSEIVPATLRRQTRPETARPRPKGAEGDRPARLNRGESDRDAYRRSAAPPGADKKAEAGAGAATEFHFRGGFGRGRGQQPQ; from the exons ATGCTGATGCCCAAGAAGAATCGCATTGCTATCTACGAGCTCCTCTTCAAGGAGGGAGTCATGGTGGCCAAAAAGGACGTCCACCTGCCCAAGCATCCAGAGCTTGCCGACAAGAACGTGCCCAACCTTCATGTGATGAAAGCGATGCAG TCCCTGAAGTCGTGCGGCTACGTCAAGGAGCAATTTGCCTGGCGCCACTTCTACTGGTACCTCACCAACGAGGGGATCCAGTACCTACGGGACTTCCTTCACCTGCCCTCCGAGATTGTGCCCGCCACGCTGCGTCGCCAGACCCGCCCTGAGACCGCCAGGCCCAGGCCCAAGG GAGCAGAAGGAGACAGGCCTGCCCGCCTTAACCGTGGAGAGTCTGACAGAGATGCGTACAGACGATCTGCTGCACCAC CCGGTGCTGACAAGAAAGCAGAGGCTGGTGCCGGCGCTGCCACAGAGTTCCACTTT AGGGGCGGCTTTGGGCGCGGCAGAGGACAGCAGCCTCAGTAA
- the spdef gene encoding SAM pointed domain-containing Ets transcription factor codes for MSNSIGSLSEIALYGSRVGMAEDSLTVLERNRDSGEEWDLAEAKTNAMPGLYLPCFDMLATEDAAWLVRVSEASPNVARMEAPREEPEQCPVIDSQGRGLSPGMDVPEEERSLEQVQSMVVGEVLKDIETACKLLNITPDPMEWNVSNVQKWLLWTEHLYRLPHAGRTFQELTGKDLCAMSEEEFRQRSPQCGDTLHAHLDIWKSTAWMKERCTVGDNKSAGTEELWSEADSSCSGQPIHLWQFLRELLLKPHNYGRCIRWLNKDKGIFKIEDSAHVARLWGLRKNRPAMNYDKLSRSIRQYYKKGIIRKPDISQRLVYQFVHPV; via the exons ATGTCAAATTCCATCGGAAGCTTATCAGAAATCGCACTTTATGGATCCCGGGTCGGAATGGCGGAGGATTCTCTAACCGTCTTGGAGCGAAACAGGGATTCCGGGGAAGAGTGGGACCTGGCGGAGGCCAAGACGAACGCCATGCCGGGCCTCTACCTGCCCTGCTTTGACATGTTGGCCACGGAGGACGCCGCTTGGCTGGTCAGGGTGTCGGAGGCGTCGCCGAACGTGGCTCGCATGGAGGCGCCCCGAGAGGAGCCGGAGCAGTGCCCCGTCATCGACAGCCAGGGGCGGGGCCTCTCGCCGGGGATGGACGTCCCCGAGGAGGAGCGCTCTTTGGAGCAAGTTCAGAGCATGGTGGTGGGCGAGGTGCTCAAGGACATTGAGACGGCCTGCAAGCTGCTTAATATTACGCCAG aCCCGATGGAGTGGAACGTGAGCAACGTTCAGAAGTGGCTGCTGTGGACGGAGCACCTGTACCGGCTCCCTCACGCGGGGAGAACCTTCCAGGAGCTGACAGGAAAGGATCTGTGCGCCATGAGCGAGGAGGAATTCCGCCAGCGCTCGCCGCAGTGCGGGGACACGCTGCACGCGCACTTGGACATTTGGAAGTCGA CCGCATGGATGAAAGAAAGGTGCACAGTTGGAGACAACAAAAGTGCAG GCACCGAGGAGCTTTGGTCGGAGGCCGATTCTTCTTGTTCGGGTCAACCCATCCACTTGTGGCAATTCCTTCGAGAACTTCTGCTCAAACCTCACAACTACGGACGCTGCATCCGCTGGCTCAACAAAGACAAAG GTATCTTCAAGATTGAAGATTCGGCCCACGTGGCGCGGCTGTGGGGCCTGAGGAAGAACCGGCCGGCCATGAACTACGACAAGCTGAGCCGCTCCATCCGCCAATACTACAAGAAGGGAATCATCCGCAAACCGGACATCTCTCAGAGGCTCGTGTACCAGTTTGTGCACCCCGTGTGA
- the pacsin1b gene encoding protein kinase C and casein kinase substrate in neurons protein 1, with protein MSGAFDESASLEESTDSFWEVGNYKRTVKRIDDGHRLCNDLMNCIQERAKIEKAYSQQLTEWSKRWRQLVDKGPQYGTVERAWTSLMTEAEKVSDLHHEVKNGLMSEDFEKVKNWQKDSYHKQMMGGFKETKEAEEGFKKAQKPWAKKLKELEAAKKSYHMACKEEKLASTREANGKSDASVTADQLKKLHEKVDKCKLDSQKAKEKYEKALDELNKCTPLYMESMEQVFDQSQQFEEKRLSFLREVLLDVKRHLNLTENQSYASVYQELEHAITSASAQEDLQWFNNNHGPGMHMNWPQFEEYNPDLTHSITKKEKSKKGSDSIMLTNVTATVDRAQAGDEGSVSSYEKNQVHRASNEWSDEDQTAPNSASDTNGGANPFDEDSTGGVRVRALYDYEGQEQDELSFRAGDELTKLEEEDEQGWCKGRLDSGQLGLYPANYVEPI; from the exons ATGTCTGGCGCTTTCGACGAATCGGCCAGCCTGGAGGAGAGCACCGACAGTTTCTGGGAG GTGGGGAACTACAAACGTACCGTGAAGCGAATCGATGACGGTCATAGGCTCTGCAATGACCTCATGAATTGCATCCAGGAGCGAGCGAAGATTGAAAAAGCCTACTCCCAACAGCTGACCGAGTGGTCCAAGAGATGGAGACAGCTGGTGGACAAAG GTCCCCAGTACGGTACGGTCGAACGCGCTTGGACGTCGCTGATGACTGAGGCGGAGAAGGTGAGTGATCTTCACCATGAAGTGAAGAACGGCCTGATGAGCGAGGACTTTGAGAAGGTGAAGAACTGGCAGAAAGACTCGTACCACAAGCAGATGATGGGAGGCTTCAAGGAAACCAAAGAGGCAGAAGAGGGATTCAAGAAGGCCCAGAAGCCCTGGGCTAAAAAGTTGAAGGAG CTTGAGGCCGCCAAAAAGTCGTACCACATGGCCTGCAAAGAGGAGAAGCTTGCGTCGACCAGAGAGGCCAACGGCAAGAGCGACGCCTCAGTGACTGCAGACCAACTGAAGAAACTCCACGAGAAAGTGGACAAGTGCAAACTCGATTCGCAGAAG GCCAAGGAGAAGTACGAGAAAGCTTTGGATGAGCTGAACAAGTGTACACCTCTGTACATGGAGAGTATGGAGCAGGTCTTTGACCAGAGTCAGCAATTTGAAGAGAAGAGGCTGAGCTTCCTCAGGGAGGTTCTGTTGGACGTCAAACGCCACCTGAACCTCACAGAGAACCAAAG CTACGCGTCAGTGTACCAGGAACTCGAACACGCCATCACATCGGCCAGTGCTCAAGAAGACCTACAGTGGTTCAACAACAACCATGGCCCCGGCATGCACATGAACTGGCCGCAGTTTGAG GAGTACAACCCGGACCTTACCCACAGCATCACGAAGAAAGAAAAGTCAAAGAAAGGCAGCGATTCCATCATGTTGACCAACGTGACGGCGACGGTCGACCGGGCCCAAGCTGGAGACGAGGGCAG CGTGAGCAGCTACGAAAAGAACCAGGTGCACAGGGCCTCCAATGAGTGGTCAGACGAGGACCAGACGGCACCAAACTCGGCCAGCGACACCAACGGTGGCGCCAACCCCTTTGACGAGGACTCGACTGGCGGCGTGAGAGTGCGGGCACTGTACGACTACGAGGGCCAAGAGCAAGACGAGCTCAGTTTCCGAGCAG GTGATGAACTGACAAAGctggaggaggaagacgagcaGGGCTGGTGCAAAGGTCGCCTGGACAGCGGTCAGCTGGGTCTCTACCCGGCCAACTACGTCGAGCCGATCTAA
- the rps10 gene encoding small ribosomal subunit protein eS10 isoform X2 — protein MLMPKKNRIAIYELLFKEGVMVAKKDVHLPKHPELADKNVPNLHVMKAMQSLKSCGYVKEQFAWRHFYWYLTNEGIQYLRDFLHLPSEIVPATLRRQTRPETARPRPKEGDRPARLNRGESDRDAYRRSAAPPGADKKAEAGAGAATEFHFRGGFGRGRGQQPQ, from the exons ATGCTGATGCCCAAGAAGAATCGCATTGCTATCTACGAGCTCCTCTTCAAGGAGGGAGTCATGGTGGCCAAAAAGGACGTCCACCTGCCCAAGCATCCAGAGCTTGCCGACAAGAACGTGCCCAACCTTCATGTGATGAAAGCGATGCAG TCCCTGAAGTCGTGCGGCTACGTCAAGGAGCAATTTGCCTGGCGCCACTTCTACTGGTACCTCACCAACGAGGGGATCCAGTACCTACGGGACTTCCTTCACCTGCCCTCCGAGATTGTGCCCGCCACGCTGCGTCGCCAGACCCGCCCTGAGACCGCCAGGCCCAGGCCCAAGG AAGGAGACAGGCCTGCCCGCCTTAACCGTGGAGAGTCTGACAGAGATGCGTACAGACGATCTGCTGCACCAC CCGGTGCTGACAAGAAAGCAGAGGCTGGTGCCGGCGCTGCCACAGAGTTCCACTTT AGGGGCGGCTTTGGGCGCGGCAGAGGACAGCAGCCTCAGTAA